A window of the Pelagicoccus albus genome harbors these coding sequences:
- a CDS encoding LysE family translocator, translating to MELSNLSLFALAALIMVLTPGPNMVYLISRSLCQGPKAGLVSLVGVVMGFVLHMLMAAFGISAFFLAVPIAYDALRFAGAGYLLWLAWQAIRPGSKGAFEVKDLKADSSFRLVWMGFLTNALNPKIAIFYISIFTQFLDPENASVFAQSITLGIVQISISAAVNATIVFSAALVYSFFNRKPTWTKIQKWVMASSLSGLALKLAVEERK from the coding sequence ATGGAACTATCAAACCTAAGCCTCTTCGCTTTGGCAGCGCTCATAATGGTTTTAACGCCTGGTCCGAATATGGTCTACCTGATCTCTAGATCTTTGTGCCAAGGACCGAAAGCGGGACTCGTCTCGCTCGTTGGAGTCGTAATGGGATTTGTGTTACACATGTTAATGGCCGCATTTGGCATATCGGCATTTTTTCTGGCTGTGCCGATAGCCTACGACGCGCTACGTTTTGCGGGTGCTGGCTATTTGCTTTGGCTCGCTTGGCAAGCCATCCGACCGGGATCCAAGGGGGCTTTCGAAGTGAAAGATCTTAAGGCGGACAGTTCTTTCAGGCTGGTTTGGATGGGCTTCCTTACAAATGCCTTAAATCCAAAAATAGCTATATTTTATATATCCATTTTCACCCAATTCCTCGATCCGGAAAACGCTTCAGTCTTTGCTCAAAGCATTACGCTAGGTATCGTCCAAATCAGCATCAGCGCCGCCGTAAATGCGACTATCGTTTTTTCCGCAGCGTTGGTCTACTCCTTCTTCAACCGAAAACCCACTTGGACAAAAATACAGAAGTGGGTAATGGCGTCTTCATTAAGCGGATT